In a genomic window of Dyadobacter fermentans DSM 18053:
- the gldJ gene encoding gliding motility lipoprotein GldJ: MQKMGTRSIALILIVLLAATACSKKKPTSLKPGKTSSKTGLAYNGKDGFEVKQYKALPAGPDLVFIEGGRFTMGSLEEDVMTRRDNPKRTVSIQSFYMDQTEVANVHYLEYLNAVQKDSSEEFYTKALPDTNVWFNELSFNDSYVTMYLRHPGFRLYPVVGVSWVQANDYCAWRTAAVSQANNAKGAAAAGGGKKKGFSFGKKKKAAEGEAVAAADAPAPQLRIESGYVMPPYRLPTEAEFEYAAMAMIGTQYSDENQANSRIYPWDGSTMRNPRGRKQGTMLANFKRGPGDYAGIAGKSNDGAIITQEIRSYPANDNGLYDMAGNVSEWVYDVYRPLSNSDVNDLNSFRRDGYQDEAKNYDTKNSNSMVDDKLRVYKGGSWSDVAYWLSPGTRRYMDQDSATAMVGFRCAMIATGTHKE; encoded by the coding sequence ATGCAAAAGATGGGTACCCGGTCGATCGCGTTGATTCTGATTGTGTTATTAGCGGCAACTGCGTGTAGTAAAAAGAAGCCGACCAGCTTAAAACCTGGCAAGACCAGCTCGAAAACCGGCTTGGCCTACAACGGTAAAGACGGGTTTGAAGTGAAGCAATACAAAGCTTTGCCGGCCGGTCCTGACCTTGTGTTCATCGAAGGTGGCCGTTTCACGATGGGTTCGTTGGAAGAGGATGTGATGACGCGCCGGGACAACCCGAAACGGACGGTCAGTATCCAGTCGTTCTACATGGACCAGACGGAAGTGGCGAACGTTCACTACCTCGAATATTTGAATGCGGTCCAGAAGGATTCTTCCGAAGAATTTTACACAAAAGCACTTCCTGATACCAACGTTTGGTTCAACGAGCTGTCGTTCAACGACTCTTACGTAACCATGTATCTGCGCCACCCGGGCTTCCGCCTCTATCCGGTGGTAGGTGTATCCTGGGTACAAGCTAACGACTACTGCGCATGGCGTACCGCTGCGGTGAGCCAGGCCAACAATGCCAAAGGCGCGGCAGCCGCAGGTGGTGGCAAGAAAAAAGGATTCTCATTCGGCAAGAAGAAAAAAGCAGCAGAAGGCGAGGCAGTTGCGGCTGCTGATGCACCGGCACCACAGCTTCGCATTGAAAGCGGCTACGTGATGCCTCCATACCGCCTTCCGACAGAAGCGGAGTTCGAATACGCGGCAATGGCGATGATCGGAACACAGTATTCGGATGAAAACCAGGCCAATTCAAGAATTTATCCGTGGGACGGTTCTACGATGCGTAACCCACGCGGCCGTAAGCAGGGAACAATGTTGGCGAACTTCAAACGCGGTCCTGGTGACTATGCCGGTATCGCAGGTAAATCCAACGACGGCGCGATCATCACACAGGAGATCCGCTCGTATCCTGCCAACGACAATGGCCTTTATGACATGGCCGGTAACGTAAGCGAATGGGTGTACGACGTGTACCGCCCGCTTTCCAACAGCGATGTGAACGATTTGAACTCTTTCCGTCGTGACGGTTATCAGGATGAGGCGAAAAATTACGATACCAAGAACAGCAACTCAATGGTAGACGATAAGCTGAGAGTCTACAAAGGTGGTTCATGGTCGGACGTGGCTTACTGGTTGTCGCCAGGAACCCGCCGCTACATGGATCAGGACTCTGCTACTGCGATGGTAGGTTTCCGTTGCGCCATGATTGCAACCGGTACTCACAAAGAGTAA
- the mfd gene encoding transcription-repair coupling factor → MEVKDLLTLYGGDSYLDVLSAQIASKDAEAAHVQIKGLVGSLDAVIAAAVQHRKKTPALYILSDREEAAYFQNDLQNLLGATEVLFYPTSYKRPYHYEEVDNANVLMRGEILNKLSAGRSTPVQIVTYPEALFEKVINKRSLRANTFSVKVGEKLDPAFLTEFLNSYGFEITDFVFEAGQFSVRGGILDVFSFANEHPFRIELFGDEVESIRSFDPDTQLSIESVKQINIVPDIQQKLSHETRDSFLSFFTDDTAIWFKDAELTLEVIEKCFERAEKALEEVTGGGVQIVSNPQELFETRRGFLNQVKKFKTVEFGKKSYFKTESKLPYSSKPQPSFNKDFKRLLDDLSENQNKGYLNIIVAEQPKQLDRLERIFEDLDPFVKFRPMHISLREGFVDDNLKVACYTDHQIFARFHKYRLKEKFSKSKAMTLKELKSLQVGDFVTHVDYGIGRFGGMERKDVNGKEQEAVRLIYRDNDLLYVSVHNLHKIAKYTGKEGTPPAMSKLGSGEWEAKKSKVKKQLKDIAHELIALYAKRRQAPGFPFSKDNYLQVELESSFIYEDTPDQATATANVKDDMEKGHPMDRLVCGDVGFGKTEIAIRAAFKAVCDSKQVAVLVPTTILAMQHYKTFSERLADFPARVGYINRFKSAKEIKQTLKEAEEGKIDILIGTHRILNKDVKFKDLGLLVVDEEQKFGVKAKDRLKEMRVNVDVLTLTATPIPRTLHFSLMGARDLSVIATPPPNRQPVTTEVHTFSEEFIRDAISFEVQRGGQVFFVHNRVNDIESIANIILRLVPDVRIGVAHGQMEGDKLEKVMMNFIEGEYDILVSTNIIESGIDIANANTIIINSAHMFGLSDLHQMRGRVGRSNRKAFCYLLTPSASTLASDSRKRLQTLEEFSDLGDGFKVAMRDLDIRGAGNLLGAEQSGFVNDLGYELYHKMLDEAVHELKSNEFKDLFEGVFSLPKNLVPDTQIETDFATLIPDDYVKNISERLSLYTRLDNIGTEEELGKFEQEVLDRFGPIPHEVQDLLKTVRLRWEAEALQFEKLTLKSNTMKGYFVTSQNDEFFQSAKFGQVIDYIKKHPKQISLKDQKGKLILICEDIKSIDQARQVLMEMTQ, encoded by the coding sequence TTGGAAGTTAAAGACTTATTAACACTATACGGAGGCGACAGTTACCTGGATGTGCTAAGCGCGCAGATCGCCTCGAAGGATGCCGAAGCGGCGCATGTGCAGATCAAGGGATTGGTTGGAAGCCTCGACGCAGTGATTGCGGCAGCGGTGCAGCACAGGAAAAAAACGCCGGCATTGTACATTCTCAGCGACCGCGAGGAAGCCGCCTATTTTCAGAATGATTTGCAGAACCTGCTGGGCGCGACGGAGGTGCTTTTTTACCCCACGTCGTACAAGCGGCCTTATCATTACGAGGAGGTGGATAATGCCAATGTGCTCATGCGCGGCGAGATTCTCAACAAACTCAGCGCAGGTCGCAGCACCCCGGTCCAGATCGTGACCTACCCGGAGGCATTGTTTGAAAAAGTAATCAACAAGCGCTCGCTCCGGGCGAACACATTCTCTGTAAAAGTAGGTGAGAAGCTTGATCCCGCGTTCCTGACGGAGTTTTTGAACAGCTATGGCTTCGAAATCACCGATTTTGTATTCGAAGCCGGACAGTTTTCCGTGCGCGGGGGGATTTTGGACGTGTTTTCATTCGCCAACGAACATCCGTTCCGTATCGAGCTCTTTGGCGATGAGGTGGAAAGCATCCGCTCTTTCGACCCCGACACGCAGCTTTCGATTGAGAGCGTGAAGCAGATCAATATCGTCCCCGACATTCAGCAAAAGCTCTCGCACGAAACGCGCGACTCATTCCTGAGTTTCTTCACCGACGACACGGCGATCTGGTTCAAAGACGCCGAGCTGACATTGGAGGTGATTGAAAAATGTTTTGAAAGAGCTGAAAAAGCGCTGGAAGAAGTAACCGGCGGCGGCGTGCAGATCGTTTCAAACCCGCAGGAGCTTTTCGAGACGCGGCGCGGCTTTCTGAACCAGGTGAAGAAGTTCAAAACCGTGGAGTTTGGGAAGAAATCCTATTTCAAAACCGAATCCAAGCTGCCTTATTCTTCGAAACCGCAGCCTTCATTTAATAAAGATTTTAAACGACTTTTGGACGATTTATCTGAAAATCAGAACAAAGGCTATCTCAATATCATCGTCGCCGAGCAGCCCAAGCAGCTCGACAGGCTGGAACGCATCTTCGAAGACCTGGACCCGTTCGTGAAATTCCGGCCGATGCACATTTCGCTGCGGGAAGGTTTTGTGGACGACAACCTGAAAGTGGCGTGCTACACCGATCACCAGATTTTCGCGCGTTTTCACAAATACCGGTTGAAAGAAAAATTCAGCAAATCCAAGGCGATGACCTTGAAAGAGCTGAAATCGTTGCAGGTAGGAGATTTTGTGACGCACGTCGATTACGGCATTGGCCGCTTTGGGGGCATGGAGCGCAAGGATGTGAACGGGAAGGAGCAGGAGGCGGTACGACTGATTTACCGCGACAATGATTTGCTGTACGTAAGCGTGCATAACCTCCACAAAATCGCCAAATACACCGGCAAGGAAGGCACGCCGCCCGCTATGAGCAAGCTTGGTTCGGGGGAATGGGAAGCTAAAAAGTCGAAGGTTAAGAAGCAGCTGAAAGACATTGCCCATGAGCTGATCGCATTGTACGCCAAACGCCGCCAGGCACCGGGTTTTCCGTTTTCAAAAGACAATTACCTGCAAGTGGAGCTCGAATCGTCGTTTATATATGAAGACACGCCCGACCAGGCGACGGCTACGGCCAATGTGAAGGACGATATGGAGAAAGGCCACCCGATGGACCGGCTCGTGTGCGGGGATGTGGGTTTTGGTAAAACCGAAATCGCGATCCGTGCCGCATTTAAGGCCGTGTGTGACAGTAAGCAGGTGGCGGTACTCGTGCCGACGACCATCCTGGCCATGCAGCATTATAAAACATTCAGCGAGCGCCTTGCCGATTTTCCGGCCCGCGTGGGTTATATCAACCGTTTCAAGTCGGCGAAGGAGATCAAGCAGACTTTGAAAGAAGCCGAGGAGGGCAAGATCGACATTCTCATCGGTACCCACCGCATTTTGAATAAAGATGTGAAATTCAAGGATCTGGGTCTGCTGGTTGTCGACGAAGAGCAGAAGTTTGGGGTAAAAGCCAAAGACCGGCTGAAAGAAATGCGAGTGAATGTGGACGTACTGACATTGACGGCCACGCCAATCCCGCGCACGCTGCATTTCTCACTCATGGGCGCGCGCGACCTTTCGGTAATCGCTACGCCACCGCCGAACCGGCAGCCGGTTACTACGGAAGTTCATACATTCAGCGAGGAATTTATCCGCGACGCGATCAGCTTCGAAGTGCAGCGCGGCGGACAGGTTTTCTTTGTCCATAACCGTGTAAACGACATCGAATCCATCGCCAATATCATCCTGCGCCTCGTGCCCGACGTGCGCATAGGCGTGGCGCACGGGCAAATGGAAGGCGATAAGCTGGAAAAAGTGATGATGAACTTCATCGAAGGTGAATACGACATCCTCGTTTCGACGAATATCATCGAATCGGGTATCGATATTGCCAATGCAAATACGATTATCATTAATTCCGCGCATATGTTCGGTCTTTCGGACCTGCACCAGATGCGCGGCCGCGTGGGGCGCTCGAATAGGAAGGCATTTTGCTACCTGCTCACGCCGTCGGCTTCGACGCTGGCGAGCGATTCGCGCAAACGTTTACAGACATTGGAAGAGTTTTCCGACCTCGGGGACGGTTTCAAGGTAGCGATGCGCGACCTCGACATTCGCGGCGCGGGTAACCTGCTGGGCGCCGAGCAGAGTGGTTTTGTGAACGATTTGGGATATGAATTATACCACAAAATGCTCGATGAGGCCGTTCATGAGCTGAAAAGCAATGAATTCAAAGACCTGTTCGAAGGCGTTTTTAGCCTGCCGAAAAACCTGGTGCCGGACACGCAGATCGAGACGGATTTCGCGACGCTGATTCCGGATGATTATGTTAAAAATATTTCGGAAAGGCTGTCGTTATATACCCGCCTCGACAATATTGGGACGGAAGAGGAACTCGGTAAATTCGAACAGGAAGTACTCGACCGTTTCGGCCCGATTCCGCATGAAGTGCAGGACTTGCTCAAAACGGTCCGTTTGCGCTGGGAAGCAGAGGCTTTGCAGTTTGAAAAACTGACTTTGAAAAGCAATACGATGAAAGGCTACTTCGTTACTTCGCAGAATGACGAATTCTTTCAATCGGCGAAGTTCGGACAGGTGATCGATTACATTAAAAAACACCCGAAACAAATTTCGCTTAAAGATCAGAAAGGCAAGCTGATATTGATTTGCGAGGACATTAAAAGCATTGATCAGGCGCGCCAGGTGTTAATGGAAATGACACAGTAA
- the pnuC gene encoding nicotinamide riboside transporter PnuC produces the protein MTDWLNQPVSLAGLPTTVLEILGFITGAICVYLNTRQNVLGWLFGIVNAVLYGVVFWQVRLYADMGLQGYYFVTSIYGWWMWKFGGQNYDGVRVAPTPVRLYPVFGVIFVVVTLSWGFLLGRFTDASLTYADSALTVASLIGQWMMARKYLENWIIWIVADAAYVVMYFYKDLHLTAILYGVFLILAVIGYVQWRRDLAPQSSVSNGIS, from the coding sequence ATGACCGACTGGCTCAACCAACCCGTTTCCCTTGCTGGCCTGCCCACCACCGTTCTCGAAATCCTGGGCTTCATTACGGGCGCGATCTGCGTGTACCTCAACACGCGCCAGAATGTGCTCGGGTGGCTTTTCGGGATCGTCAATGCGGTGCTTTACGGCGTGGTTTTCTGGCAGGTAAGGCTCTACGCCGACATGGGCTTGCAGGGTTATTACTTCGTCACGAGCATTTACGGCTGGTGGATGTGGAAATTCGGCGGGCAAAATTATGACGGCGTACGGGTTGCGCCCACGCCCGTGAGGCTCTACCCGGTTTTCGGGGTGATCTTCGTCGTGGTAACGCTCAGCTGGGGCTTCCTGCTAGGCCGCTTTACCGACGCCAGCCTCACCTACGCCGATTCCGCCCTGACCGTCGCCAGCCTGATCGGCCAATGGATGATGGCCCGCAAATACCTCGAAAACTGGATCATATGGATCGTCGCCGACGCCGCGTATGTGGTTATGTATTTCTACAAAGACCTCCATTTGACCGCCATTCTGTACGGCGTCTTTCTCATACTCGCAGTAATTGGGTATGTACAGTGGCGACGGGATTTAGCGCCTCAATCCAGCGTATCGAATGGGATTTCCTGA
- a CDS encoding barstar family protein, which yields MKNTHFLLAREESDVRKTFLGAFIAHIDGTKATSVKDFHEAIAAAMHFPDYSGKNLDALDEMLNDLEWIDEQKVIIYIGNSGDWLSREKSDDKVLTVIDIFDATAEDWKWLDEEEEGVAKKELHIVFQDSPRIRTLLEDQEIPFDTLD from the coding sequence ATGAAAAACACACACTTCCTGCTGGCCCGGGAAGAATCCGATGTTCGCAAAACGTTCCTGGGCGCATTTATAGCCCATATCGACGGCACCAAGGCAACGTCCGTCAAGGATTTTCACGAGGCTATCGCCGCAGCAATGCATTTTCCCGATTATTCAGGCAAAAACCTCGACGCGCTTGATGAAATGCTCAACGACCTTGAATGGATCGATGAGCAAAAGGTCATTATCTATATCGGAAACTCTGGCGACTGGCTTTCCAGGGAAAAATCCGACGACAAAGTCCTGACGGTAATCGACATTTTCGATGCGACCGCAGAAGACTGGAAATGGCTCGACGAAGAGGAAGAAGGCGTGGCGAAAAAGGAACTGCATATCGTTTTCCAGGACTCCCCGCGCATCCGCACCTTGCTCGAAGATCAGGAAATCCCATTCGATACGCTGGATTGA
- a CDS encoding sugar phosphate isomerase/epimerase family protein encodes MNRRHFIHNATAAVTTAGALTSFESIADANKASVQFENKLSLKVLGTNWGFKGTTDQFCEAVKKEGYDGIEMWWQGSKEKQKELFDALKKHNLEVGFLCGSGEKDYQTHLNVFKSQINAATTQWPVKPLYINCHSGRDHFTYEQNKAFIDHTTEASTKSGIPIYHETHRGRMLFAAHIARNFIEKNPALRLTLDISHWCNVHESLLQDQEETVQLALARVGHIHSRVGHEEGPQVNDPRAPEWEAAVKAHLAWWDKVVEYKVKSGETLTVLTEFGPPNYQPTVPFTHQPLSDQWGINVHMMHLLRKRYLK; translated from the coding sequence ATGAACCGTCGGCACTTTATCCACAACGCCACAGCTGCGGTCACCACTGCGGGTGCACTCACTTCCTTTGAATCCATTGCCGATGCAAACAAGGCCAGTGTCCAGTTCGAGAATAAACTTTCCTTGAAAGTGCTCGGCACGAACTGGGGCTTCAAAGGCACTACTGATCAGTTTTGCGAGGCGGTTAAAAAGGAAGGCTACGACGGCATCGAAATGTGGTGGCAGGGCTCGAAAGAGAAACAAAAGGAGCTTTTCGACGCATTGAAAAAGCATAACCTCGAAGTAGGGTTCCTCTGCGGATCAGGCGAAAAGGATTACCAGACGCATTTGAATGTATTTAAATCGCAGATTAACGCGGCTACCACGCAATGGCCCGTGAAGCCGCTTTACATCAACTGCCACAGCGGCCGCGACCATTTTACCTACGAACAAAACAAGGCATTTATAGACCATACCACCGAAGCCAGCACGAAAAGCGGCATTCCGATTTACCACGAAACCCATCGCGGAAGGATGCTTTTCGCCGCCCATATCGCCCGGAATTTCATCGAGAAAAACCCCGCATTACGCCTCACGCTCGACATTTCGCATTGGTGCAATGTGCATGAAAGCCTGTTGCAGGACCAGGAAGAAACTGTTCAGCTGGCGCTGGCACGCGTGGGGCACATCCACTCGCGCGTGGGCCACGAGGAAGGGCCGCAGGTGAACGACCCGCGCGCGCCGGAATGGGAAGCGGCTGTAAAGGCGCATTTGGCCTGGTGGGATAAAGTGGTGGAATATAAGGTCAAAAGCGGTGAAACGCTGACTGTGCTGACTGAATTTGGCCCGCCGAATTATCAGCCAACCGTACCGTTCACACATCAGCCGCTGTCGGACCAGTGGGGCATTAATGTGCATATGATGCATTTGTTAAGAAAGCGGTACCTGAAATAA